atctttctttttcctcttttcttgcATATATATCCACACCATCTAACACATTAAGAAATTAATGTTTAAACTTTAAATGATTGAAACACCTTTAGCGGGTAAAcatgcaaaaaaatatttatatgggTATATGTATAAGTTATAGCAATTTTGAGAGAGTATTTGTGCAATTTTATATATTGAAGAGGGTTTACAtgcaaaaaaatcttttttaatgatattaattATGAGAAAAAGATGAGTGTGATCAAGTGAATAGGGCAAATGATCATTCTACTAATGAAGTGAATAGGGCAAATGATCATCAAATTTATCTTTTTTCTAAGTAatgtttttatttaaaaaattaaggaGCTAGTACAAGACTAATCTAAATATTAAAACAAGTTGAAATgaccaaattaaaattttaaacttttttcCATGTAAACCCTCTTATATATGTGAAATTGCATGATGTTCTCGCAAAGCTACTATTTATATAGATATCcttataaatatttctttttacatATCTATCCATTAGGGATGTTTTagtcatttaaaatttaaatcattaattttttagatagtaTTAGACAATGTGGATATATGTGCGAGAAAATAAAGAAAACGAagaatatacatataaaataaatattttataaggttatacatacaaatatcaattttagaagaGTATTCATATAAAGTACTAATTTTTAAGAGGATTTGcatgtaaaaaaattaattaaaaaatataaaaattatcaaaactaTTTTGAAAACACACTCAGAAGCATTAGTCACTTACTTTGTAGATGTAAAAGTTTAGAAAATTTTAACTAAGTCACATGGATGCTTCGAGATCTAACAATCCAAAATCACACACATAATTATTATAATAAGAGAAATAAGTTAATAACCTTATCCTGTTTGCTATCAAAGAAAAGCAGGAAATGATACAGTAAAGCCCCTCTAAGGCTAGCCTAGAGAGAGTGAAGAGAGAGACgtaagaggaaaaagagagatgGTAGGGAGTTAGAGGTGTGTTAGAATGAGAGAGTGCGCTAGAGTGAGGCACACTCCCCTTTTTTTCCCTTCCACACACCGGTTAAAGTGTTGCCGCACAACAAAGAGGCGTAGGCCCTCCTGGTTCGGTGGTTTTGTGAAAAGTAAAATGAATCTTCGTCTTTCTCATGAAACTCATGATCCAGCCTTCATGAATCAAGGACATTTTTTTTTCCGCTCCATTAATGATGTCAGGATCTAGATAGATCATAGTTAGGCTACAttgcaatgaaaattaaattttagtagctaattgaaattttttaaaaatttaggatTGAGGGATAACTAGTCTAAAATTAAGAGGCAtctctatgattttttttttaaaacaatgaATTGAAAGAAATTGGTTTTTCATCGAGAGCATGTTTCATAGGGAGTTGGACTCTGAAATAGAAATGAAAAGAAGTAAATATCATTCCAACAAATTTTCTGGGAGAGTCTTatttctattttgatttcaaaaaaaaataaaatacaccaATTCTCCAAAATTTAGTTCCTACTCTTACCtagtatttaaattttatttcaatttcgatttcgatttttgTCACAAACTAAATATATCTGGAGATAtgattattttgattcttattcTAATTGATATCGATTCCGAATATGAATCAAATTCTCCCAATTGTAACCAAGACAAGAAGCACATCAATTATTTGATGGGTAGAAAAGCGACATTAGTCTGGAATCCATGACATGGGCATCACAAGGCCACAAACATGCCACTAACACAGGTTGAAACCAATTGCGTATTGCATTGttaaaagtaaaagaaaagtcTCCAATTAACCACCTGACGTCTCAGACAGGTGCATCTCAATCCATAAAAAGGAAATTAGAGAAAATGAAATAGACATTTAGACTTGACCTCCTCCTTATCCATACAAGCTTGCAGCTAtctaatacttaaattatttgtaGGCACCCACTTTCAATGGTTCAAAGCCGCACAAGAACCTCCATCATGCTGACACATCGCCTCAAGGGGTACAACCTTTGGAAGCGTCACCGCACTCCCTTCAGGCATGTCCACCTCCCCTCCTCCCACCCATTTCCACTCAAAACATTGGATCATAGTCCCCAACGCCAACCCTATCACTCTCATAGCAAGCCCTTCCCCGGGACACTTCTCCTCCCCATCCCGAAAGGAAGCGCCATTCCACCCTCCTCTCTACCATCCAAGAATCTCTCTGGCATGAACTTGGTGGGCTCCACCCATACGTTTGGATCCCTGTGAATGGCCCGGGCGTTGACCAATAGTATGGTGCCACGTGGAATGTCGTAGCCTCCCACGACACAATCTTCATGTGACTCGTGAGGTAATAGAAGTGGGGCAGCAGAGCACAACCTAAGTGTTTCATTGATGATCCCATTAAGATAAGGAAGCTTTGGGAGATCATTTTCTTCAAGCAAGCGCTTCTCCTTCACACACGCATCAATCTCCAGCCTGGCCTTCTGCAGTGCCTCAGGATTGTTTAGGAGTAGCGACATCGCCCACTCCGTTGTCTCTGTCGATGTGTCGGTCCCCGCAACGAATAAGGTCTTCACATATATAAACACAAGGTTAGCGTTCATTGTTCTAACTTTCCAGAATTTGTAACAAAAGAAACAGCAGAACGATCGATGTCTTCACTTCTATAGCTAAAAACaagaagatgaggaagaagaagagctATTCATAGCCCATGACACGAAAAGTAATGGTACCAATTTGGTTTCTCTTTTTTAAATAACCTTTTGTAGAATTGACTATTCAAAtgttttagatcttttaattctcTTCACCGCAGATCGTGATCCTAGTGAAGCATTGCTTATCTTCTTCATAATTTCCCAGAATAGGTGTATTTAATAGCCAGCCCCTCCATTAAAACCAGGCCCCGAGTTTTAGTCTCTATTGACTCGGAGTTTAATCCTCGTCCTGGGTTCCAAAGTTTCAACAAGATCCTGGTTCCTAGCGGCCACAGTTGTATTCCAATATGTAGACGGTTAGAAATAACTATGTGCGCACAGATATAAATGTATACAAGGATAGTATAATTACATGGaggaataatataattatatataaatattattattagtgTGTGTGAATCTCCTGTATGTAGGGTGTGGGTTGTCTTTTGCATGAAAGGATGATTGATCTTCTTCGATAATATTAATCATTGGATTGTACTTTATACCATTTTCATAGCTGGATATCAGCTCTATCATATGTATTGTAGATAGAAGAAAGATGTTGAAGTATTTTGAAAATTGGATAAAATGCAATCCAATGATTGATgtcgtgaaaaaaaattatttttttaatataaaaaatataatctgaaCCTGTATCTGCATGTGTATGAGCAAAAATTAAATGCTAATGATCAACAGACCACATGTTAAAGTCTGGTCAAAATGGATTAGAAATAACTGCATGCACATAGATATTAGTATAGCAAAGATAGTATAATAGGGATAATATAATTGGGTACAAGTACTTTTATAAATATGTGcaaatctcatatatgtatgcgtATAAGTTAAAGCTTAATGATCAACAGACAACGCATTAAAGTCCGGTCAAAGAAAGCACCGGGTGTCAAGTTTCTTTAAAAACTGAAATATAGGGTCGAGCGATGGCTTACTATGATGAAAGCCTTGATAAACTGGTCGGTGTAAGAGTCgggatctttctcttgaagagagAGCAGAACGCCGATGATGGTCCTctttttgctgctcccttcacCTTCACCGTCACCACCACCCTTCATCCGGTGCTCGTCGATAAGTCCTTGCAagatctcctctttcttcttttcgagTCTATCAATCTTCCGGCTGAGGCCCTGGAAGTCTATCACCCTCAGTATTGGAAGAAAGTCTGCGACATTCGACGCCCCACCTACCGCGGCGGGCTGTTCCACAAACTCCGTGAACTGGGCCGACTCCTTGGAGCTTGCCATGTCCTCCCTGTAATACCTCTTCCCGGCGATAGTCCTCATCATCAGGTTCAGCGTCAGCCCTAACAGCCTGGGCTTGAGCTCCACCTTTTCAACCGCGGCATCCCTGCCACCGGATTCGCGGAACAGCCGGCTTACCAAAGCTCGGACCTCCTCGGCGCGGATGTCGGAAAGGGATTCGAGGTGGCCCGAGGAGAGGAGCTCGACGGTAGCGATGCGGCGGAGGTTGCGCCAGTTTGGACCGTAGGGGGCGCTGGAGAGGGTGGTGTAGTTATCGGAGAGGCGACGGACGGAGTGGAGCTGGGGGCGGCTGGCGAAGGCGATGTCATTTTTGGTGAAGCACTCCTTGGCGAGGCGGGCGGAGGAGACGACAAGGACCGGGCGGGAGCCGAAGCGTAGGAGGATGGCTGGGCCGTAGCGGCCGGGCGGAGAGGCCGGCGAGAGTTCGGTGGAGGGGCTTCTTCAAGAGGTGGAGATGGCCGATGATTGGAAAAGAGGTAGGGCTTGGAGGCGATTGGTTCTTCTTTGAAGAAGGggaggggaagaggaagactttgacaaggaggaggaggaggaggaaagaaaggaagaggcCGAGGTAGGAACAGAGGAACCCCATGAGGATGGTTGTGGGATGGAGAGGGAGAAGAGTACAAGGGatataattattattagcgaAAGGATTTGTGATAAGCCCTGGTCCAATTGTTGATCGTATGTGTGGTTGCTGGTGGATGTAgtcagattttttattttaaaaattaaagatgagttataatttttttttaagtttatatttattacaattacatctattattttttaaaatctacactTACACTTCAAAATTTAAcgttattaatcaaatcatttcAAAAATCTGAAATAACTAAATTACCCTCCACTGTCACTCCGTAATTTACCAGAATCCTTTTCACACATTCAATTGGTCCACAGATTCCATCCCCCCACACTCTTGATATGCGGCTACAGCTTCTGATCTTTTTTGTCCCCAAAAACAGGATTCGATGAGACCCAGGTTATAGAGATTCCTCTTCACGAAACTCCCCAGGTAGAACAGCGCAGCTCCACCGCCGGCTGCCGCCTCGTGGCCCGTCGGCCTCGTCCTGCAGACCCACTACGGTCGATCGTCGTTCACCTTGAGGCTCTCGACGCCAATCTTCTCAATCACTACATCGATCATCTTGGGGTCGGCCAAGTGGCCGACAGCATCGGTGACGTAGAATACATTCATCACCATTTGGCCTTTGGTGGAGACCTCAATCCTCATCATCGAGAGGCCATCTCCCGGAATTTCTGGGTCACATCGGCGAGAAGGCCTCATCGGTCCATTGTGCGCAGCTCCGATCGCAATCCCTAAGATTCACCCACGAGaggaatcaaatctaattgtggTTGGGATTAGAGAATCGGATACCTGTTAGGCTTTCTTTCTGGAGGGGAATTGAAGCTAATTTATTGCAAAGAACAGTAAAGAAGGTACCTCGGATGCTCTGTACTCGATGGCGGTTTGCAAGCATTGGATCACATGCTGCCGCTCTGCTTTCGAACTGATTGGGTTCCCATCTAGGTGCCTGATGCAAAATTTTTGGaaagaaataattgataaattcaagaattAACCCATAATTTGAATGGAATCCCCCAAAAAATTGCCCAATAAAGTTAAAATTTAACctaaaaatgaggaaaaatctaaaaaatttaccAGGTGGGCTCGATCACCATCAGTATCGATGGTGCCGTGGAACACGACGTACTCCATGTCGGTGAGGGTACATATGTCACATCCCGAATCCAACattcggatcggatacgtgatggccgcacactctttagagcaagccctaaagaatatgcaaggccaaattaaatcactacaaccttaacatccataccaattaatttcaacaataattcgtaaaatcttatataattacaatttaaatttcttcaattctctgatcaaatactatgacactttatttatccttctgctcatccgtaaatccaagctatagccaatcatgaacgtccagtaactctgagaagaaaagaaagataaaagggggatgagctttaca
This genomic window from Elaeis guineensis isolate ETL-2024a chromosome 13, EG11, whole genome shotgun sequence contains:
- the LOC140853158 gene encoding ACT domain-containing protein ACR8-like, which codes for MEYVVFHGTIDTDGDRAHLAPRWEPNQFESRAAACDPMLANRHRVQSIRGIAIGAAHNGPMRPSRRCDPEIPGDGLSMMRIEVSTKGQMVMNVFYVTDAVGHLADPKMIDVVIEKIGVESLKVNDDRP